The nucleotide window GCTGATGCCGCGAGCCACCGCCCTGGCCGAAGCCATCTGCGAGCAGGCGCCACTGGCCGTGGAAGCCATCAAAGAAACCCTGCACCGCGCCTATGAGCTACGCTTCGCTAAGAGGGAAGCCTTTGATTACGGTAACCTTCTGCGGGAAACCAAGACCCACCACAGTGAGGACTACCTGGAGGGTCCGCGGGCGTTTGCCGAGGGGCGAAAGCCGGTGTGGAAGGGGAAATAACCGGCGGGCTTCACACTGAAACGAACGGATAAAGCGCCAAAATCACAACTAAAGCGCCGAGAATGGCGCCGGTCACGGTCTGCGCTGGTGAGTGATGGTCTGATGCTACTCTTGCCCATGCCATCAACGGGACGATAACTGCGGCTATCACCGCCAGCCAGCCGTGCAATATAACCAGTATTGTTACCGCCGCCGCCACCATGGCGGTATGCAGACTTACCTTCCACCACCAGGTAATACCCGTGAAGATGACGGCTCCGGAAAATCCGGCCAGAAAAGCCGCCCTGAGCATTAGCGGCGCCCCGAGATAAATGAGGATGATACCGCCCGCGGCGGCAATAAGACCGGCCAGCAGGTAAATCCCGGTCCTTTGCCGCCGGGCATCAGTATAAATAGTATCGATTTTACCCTTACGCACCAGATAAATTATAGCCAGAAAGACCGGCAGCACGCTCAGCGCCACCGCCAGCAGCGCCCATTTAAGGGCGGAGACTGTACCGGGGGCTGAGGCAAACGAAACAAGCCCGATAATTCCCAGGCTCATAAAAAAGGGGTTCAGGGTATTGGAGACAAGGTCGGCGATCCTTTTCTTCATCTCTACTAAAATATCCCGCCCGATTTCCAGCCCCGCAGAGCCGGATGATACATATTAACCCGATGTTCCATAACTTGCCAATCCGTCCCGTAACCCGCTCCGTACCGGTCCCCGCTTGATTTCACCGGCAGTTCACGGTATTCTTGTTTACGACCATTCCGGAGGAAGGCCAATGCAAGCTGTTATCCTGGTGGGCGGCAAAGCCACCAGGCTGCTACCCCTCACCAATAACACCCCCAAGGCAATAGTGCCGGTACTTAACCGGCCGCTACTGGAGCATGTCATCCGCCACCTCGCCGGGCACCGGATAGAGGACATCATCCTGGCGCAGGGCCATCTGGCACAGCTAATCGAGGGCTACCTGGGCAACGGCAGCCGGTTTGGTGTCAGTCTCAGCTATGTTGTCGAAGACACCCCTCTGGGTACCGCCGGAGCGCTGAAGAATGCCGCCGGTTACCTGGATGATACCTTCCTGATGCTAAACGGAGATGTGTTCACTGACCTGGACATTACGGCGATGCTGGAATTCCACCGGCAACAAAAGGCAATGGCAACCATTGCCCTGACGCCGGTAGATGACCCTACCAGCTATGGCTTAGTTGAGACTACCCCTGAAAACAGAGTCGCCCGCTTCCTGGAAAAACCCGGCTGGAATGAAGTAACTACTAACATGATAAATGCCGGAACCTATGTTCTGGAGAAAGCAGTCCTGGCTCAAATCCCGCTCCGGACTAAAGTCAGCATTGAACGTGAGGTCTTCCCCCGGCTCCTGACCGGGCACCAGCCGGTCTACGCCTTTCTCTCTTCAGCCTACTGGATAGACATCGGCACCCCGGAGAAATACCTGCAGCTACACCGCGACCTGCTCAGCGGTAAATGCCGGAACTGTCTTCTCGCCCCCACTGAAGAGGTGACCATCGGAGAAAATAGTCATATTCACCCCTCCGCCCGGATACGGGGCCCGGTAATAATCGGGGCTGACTGCACCATCGGGGAGAATGTAGCCTTGAACGGGCCGCTGGCTATCGGGGACGGCGCCATTATCCGGGAAGACAGCATTATTGAAGACTCCGTCATCTGGCAGAACTCCCGCTTGGGAGCACGGGTCAGCTTAAAAAGCTCAATCCTGGCCGATAATTGCCACCTTAACGAGGGCAGCAGCGCTGAGAACGTGGTACTGGGGGATAACGTAACTATAGCCGGTGGCTGCAAACTGGAGCCGGGCAGCCGCATCGGGGCGGGAACAACAGTCAGCGCCAGCCCGTAAGACTGTCACTCTTCTCT belongs to Dehalococcoidales bacterium and includes:
- a CDS encoding NDP-sugar synthase encodes the protein MQAVILVGGKATRLLPLTNNTPKAIVPVLNRPLLEHVIRHLAGHRIEDIILAQGHLAQLIEGYLGNGSRFGVSLSYVVEDTPLGTAGALKNAAGYLDDTFLMLNGDVFTDLDITAMLEFHRQQKAMATIALTPVDDPTSYGLVETTPENRVARFLEKPGWNEVTTNMINAGTYVLEKAVLAQIPLRTKVSIEREVFPRLLTGHQPVYAFLSSAYWIDIGTPEKYLQLHRDLLSGKCRNCLLAPTEEVTIGENSHIHPSARIRGPVIIGADCTIGENVALNGPLAIGDGAIIREDSIIEDSVIWQNSRLGARVSLKSSILADNCHLNEGSSAENVVLGDNVTIAGGCKLEPGSRIGAGTTVSASP